AATCCTTTCCACGAATCTTGCAGTTAAGCTCCCCTTATACCCTATGGTCACCCCATCCACCCCACTAGGTTCCCCCACAATTATGTAGCTTGGCCTCGGAATTTCTAGCTCTTTGGCCCCCTTAGAGAAACCTTCCTCATCAACTAAGCCTGCAAAGATCACGTTTGCATCACTTTCAAGCATTGCAAATAGCATGGCCGAAAGGGGCCCCTTAGCATCAACGCTTCCTCTCCCCCACAAGAAATCTCCCTCTATCCTAACTGGAATGTATCCTGGAACGGTGTCAACATGTCCAGCCAAGAGGATAAGTGGTCCCTCTCCTTCTTTCCTCCCTATAACGTTTCCAACTTTGTCTATGTAAGCCTGGACTCCATACTCCTCCAGTCTCTCCTTTATGAACTTTGCCGCCTCTTCTTCCCTTCCAGTTGGGCTGTATATCTCAACGAGCTCCTTTAGGAACTTAACTTTCTCTTCCTGAGATATCATTTATAACACCTTCGATAGCTGATTTGACCTCTCTCATCTGCTCTTCACTTATTATAAGCGGGGGTAGCATCCTAATGACCCTTTGGCCAGAAGTATGAACGAGGTAACCTCTTCTCTGGAGTTCCTCAACGTACCTACCAACGGGCTTCCTTAAAACGACCCCTATCATCAATCCCTTACCCCTGGTCATGACTACGTCACTTGCCTCAATCTTTATGAACTTCTTTTCCGCCCTTTCAATTAGCTTTTCCCTCCTTAGGATCCTCAGTGTGACCGCAACCGCCTTGCATGCCAGGGGGTTACCTCCAAATGTTGAGCCATGCTTTCCCCTTTCAACATCAAAGTTCGTCAAGGTCAGGCTCACGGGAACTCCATTCCCTATCCCCTTCCCAAGGGTAACTATATCTGGCTCAATCTTATAGTGCTCTATGGCAAGAAATTTGCCAGTTCTTAGTCCTGTCTGAACTTCATCAACTATCAATAGAGCACCAACATCCTCAGTTAGATCCCTTAGCGTCTTCAAGAATTCCTCCTTTGCCGGAATAACACCGCTTTCTCCCTGTATCGGTTCAACTATCACCGCCGCAGTTTCCCGGGTTATTGCCTCTTTGGCGGCTTCAACGTCGTTGAAGGGTATATGCCTGAATCCTGGAACTAGGGGTTCAAAGTCCTTCTTGTACTTTGGCTTCCAGGTTGCACTGAGGGCTCCCATGGTTCTACCGTGAAAGGCGTTTACCATCGCTATTATCTCCTTTCTACCTGTATAGAGCCTTGCAAACTTAAGGGCAGCCTCAACGGCTTCAGTTCCTGAATTGCCCATGTAAACGTATTCAAAATTGACGAACTTCGAAAGCTCTTCTAGCATCTCCTCCTTCTCCTCATGATTAAACATTGGACCCGCTACTGTGAGCTTCTTCAGTTGTGAGCTAAGTTCCTCCGCCCACTCTGGATGGTTGTGACCGAGGACTGCAACTCCTATTCCGGCTATTAGATCCATGTATCTCTTACCCTCTGAGTCCCAAACGTAAACCCCTTCTCCCCTCACTATCTTCAACCTCTTCCTGTAGAGACTCATCTCCCTCACGATATCACCGTCCTTCCATTCAACCCTTGAATCACAACTTTCTTCACCCCACCCTCCACGGCCTTCTTCGCCATCATTAGCTTCTTCTTCATGCCTCCACTGGCATACCTGAGGTAATCGTCCACCTCATCAACTGGAATCCTGTTAACTACAGTATCATTAACGAGGAATGCCGTGTCAGAGATGAAGAGGAGTTCCTTCGCTCCCATTGCAAGGGCAACGTGATATGCAACCTTATCACCATCCACATTCAGTGGAACGTTCTCCATTGGATCGTACGCTATTGGAGCTATCACAGGAACTCCAACCTTTAAATAATTCTTTAGTGCGTTAACGTTAACCTCCTTTATTATTCCCGAGTAGTCATCCCTTATCGCCATCACCTTCCCATTGATGAGGGCTTTAACGAGTTTCTTCCTTCTGCCGATTATTATATCCTTGACACCGCTAACCCCTATGGCCTCTATTCCCCTCTCCCTGAGAAAAGACACCAACTTCGTATTCGCCTTCATTATTGCAGCTATGTAAATGTCCAGGACTTCCCTCGTCGTTCTCCTAAAGGTCACGCCAGATGGACTTGTTAACTTTTCTATCTTCACTCCAAGCTTCCTTGCAAGCTCGTCAACGTACCTCGAACCACCATGCACAACTATTGAACTTCTGAAAGCCGAATAATCAAACAGCTTGTCAAGGTTATCAAGCACTGAACCCCCAACTTTGATCACCCTCATTTCTCCTCACCTCACACGGGATACAATGGATATTGATCAAGGCCAAGGGTCTCGTCCAATCCGAACATTATGTTCATATTTTGGACGGCCTGACCGGCCCCTCCCTTTATGAGATTATCAAGAGCCGAGAACACTATTGCCCTCTCATTCTCAGAGTCATATGCGAATCCAATGTCAACGAAGTTACTTCCTATAACGTATTTTGGATCGGGATACCTTTGAAGACCTCCTTTATCCGTGACGAGCCTTATGAATGGCTCATCTTTATATATGAGCAATTTTCTGAGGATGTCTCTCTCGCTACCAGAGAAC
The window above is part of the Pyrococcus sp. NA2 genome. Proteins encoded here:
- a CDS encoding acetylornithine/succinylornithine family transaminase — its product is MSLYRKRLKIVRGEGVYVWDSEGKRYMDLIAGIGVAVLGHNHPEWAEELSSQLKKLTVAGPMFNHEEKEEMLEELSKFVNFEYVYMGNSGTEAVEAALKFARLYTGRKEIIAMVNAFHGRTMGALSATWKPKYKKDFEPLVPGFRHIPFNDVEAAKEAITRETAAVIVEPIQGESGVIPAKEEFLKTLRDLTEDVGALLIVDEVQTGLRTGKFLAIEHYKIEPDIVTLGKGIGNGVPVSLTLTNFDVERGKHGSTFGGNPLACKAVAVTLRILRREKLIERAEKKFIKIEASDVVMTRGKGLMIGVVLRKPVGRYVEELQRRGYLVHTSGQRVIRMLPPLIISEEQMREVKSAIEGVINDISGRES
- a CDS encoding [LysW]-aminoadipate/[LysW]-glutamate kinase yields the protein MRVIKVGGSVLDNLDKLFDYSAFRSSIVVHGGSRYVDELARKLGVKIEKLTSPSGVTFRRTTREVLDIYIAAIMKANTKLVSFLRERGIEAIGVSGVKDIIIGRRKKLVKALINGKVMAIRDDYSGIIKEVNVNALKNYLKVGVPVIAPIAYDPMENVPLNVDGDKVAYHVALAMGAKELLFISDTAFLVNDTVVNRIPVDEVDDYLRYASGGMKKKLMMAKKAVEGGVKKVVIQGLNGRTVIS